The Antedon mediterranea chromosome 7, ecAntMedi1.1, whole genome shotgun sequence genome has a segment encoding these proteins:
- the LOC140055448 gene encoding uncharacterized protein, which translates to MFDGQYGFTPGKSCSSVLAEATTSWVKALDNGAPRIDVVALDYSRAFDSISHDILVNKLSKTYGVGGVLLKWINSFLSGRKQRRDINKISEWSILNKLILNPTKCNILSIDRRRAPSSNDYVLNEQVIAHVKHLKILGVYISDDLSWSKQVHEVVNKCNRTLGLWVNHDNRLLLRFGY; encoded by the exons ATGTTTGATGGCCAATATGGTTTTACTCCAGGAAAATCTTGTTCCTCAGTCTTGGCTGAGGCTACAACATCCTGGGTTAAGGCTTTAGATAATGGGGCACCACGGATTGATGTCGTGGCTCTTGATTACAGTAGGGCATTTGATTCCATCTCGCATGACATTCTGGTGAATAAGCTTTCAAAAACGTATGGTGTTGGCGgtgtattattaaaatggatTAACTCTTTCTTATCTGGTCGTAAGCAAAGA AGAGACATTAACAAAATCTCTGAATGGTcaattttaaacaaacttattttaaaCCCTACTAAATGTAACATCTTGTCTATCGATAGAAGGAGAGCTCCATCTTCTAATGACTATGTACTTAACGAGCAGGTTATTGCACATGTTAAACATCTGAAAATTCTTGGTGTGTACATATCCGATGATTTGTCATGGTCTAAACAAGTCCATGAGGTTGTAAATAAGTGTAATAGAACACTGGGTCTT